In the genome of Candidatus Reidiella endopervernicosa, one region contains:
- a CDS encoding PilZ domain-containing protein yields the protein MIGLIKKFSQKSGKQSGQKSDKPEVKSIPFDKIEELIGYFVIGQKLSCFPEYKEDLQLDTIIVGYMLDDEAVYSASEVQIEQDSDGNHHLYLARRGERVEIKKVEKFSIMVPAESHEEDKLDYDSKAELRRTGMFRIRNSISLISSVCKHGTVPVVDSTVRRNQELKEGVYTNLRVALLDLVPESLALKERRKHTRVFTKIPATLRSGTSDKRYQCNVIDFCETSARMQFDPDSKVSVISQPGRTLILDLPVPECNQYYSFQGSVMKIENEHLVINLEKMLKAGTFRQMSVIDALEVKATLLSHPASSMPDD from the coding sequence ATGATCGGCTTGATAAAGAAGTTTTCACAGAAATCTGGCAAACAGTCCGGGCAGAAGTCGGACAAGCCGGAGGTGAAGTCGATCCCGTTTGATAAGATCGAGGAGCTGATCGGCTACTTCGTCATCGGCCAGAAGCTCTCCTGCTTCCCCGAATATAAAGAGGATCTACAACTCGATACCATCATCGTTGGTTACATGCTCGATGATGAAGCGGTCTACAGCGCCTCAGAGGTTCAGATCGAGCAAGATAGTGACGGCAATCACCATCTCTATCTGGCCAGGCGGGGAGAGCGGGTCGAGATTAAGAAAGTCGAGAAGTTCTCCATCATGGTGCCTGCTGAGAGCCACGAAGAGGATAAGCTCGACTACGATAGCAAAGCAGAGCTACGTCGTACCGGCATGTTCCGCATCCGTAACTCGATCTCACTCATCTCATCGGTCTGCAAACACGGCACGGTACCAGTGGTCGACTCCACCGTCCGACGTAATCAGGAACTAAAAGAGGGGGTCTATACCAACCTCCGTGTCGCACTGCTCGACCTGGTACCCGAGAGCCTTGCCCTCAAAGAGCGTCGCAAACATACCCGCGTATTTACCAAGATCCCTGCAACACTACGCTCAGGAACCAGTGATAAACGCTACCAGTGCAACGTGATCGACTTCTGCGAAACCAGTGCGCGTATGCAGTTCGACCCCGATAGTAAGGTGTCTGTCATCAGCCAGCCAGGGCGTACTCTCATCCTCGATCTTCCTGTTCCCGAGTGCAATCAGTACTACAGCTTTCAGGGCAGTGTGATGAAAATCGAAAACGAACATCTGGTGATCAATCTGGAGAAGATGTTGAAGGCTGGTACTTTCCGTCAGATGAGCGTCATCGATGCACTGGAAGTAAAGGCGACGCTGCTTAGCCATCCCGCCTCGAGTATGCCGGACGATTAA